From the Budorcas taxicolor isolate Tak-1 chromosome 1, Takin1.1, whole genome shotgun sequence genome, one window contains:
- the CHST2 gene encoding carbohydrate sulfotransferase 2, with the protein MSRSPPRALPAGAPLGLLPAAPAAGPRALLPPWPRRLGRRWPASPLGMKVFRRKALVLCAGYALLLVLTMLNLLDYKWHKEPLQQCSPDGSLGAGAGAASGGWGRPGPPPAVPPRAHTRLDPRTPYRPPVAAVQAAPAVAAGAARAAAPPGNGSRGGGDKRQLVYVFTTWRSGSSFFGELFNQNPEVFFLYEPVWHVWQKLYPGDAVSLQGAARDMLSALYRCDLSVFQLYSPAGSGGRNLTTLGIFGAATNKVVCSSPLCPAYRKEVVGLVDDRVCKKCPPQRLARFEEECRKYRTLVIKGVRVFDVAVLAPLLRDPALDLKVIHLVRDPRAVASSRIRSRHGLIRESLQVVRSRDPRAHRMPFLEAPSHKLGVKKESMGGPADYHALGAMEVICNSMAKTLQTALQPPDWLQGHYLVVRYEDLVGDPVKTLRRVYDFVGLLVSPEMEQFALNMTSGSGSSSKPFVVSARNATQAANAWRTALTFQQIKQVEEFCYQPMAVLGYERVNSPEEVKDLSKTLLRKPRL; encoded by the coding sequence ATGAGCCGCAGCCCGCCGCGAGCCCTACCCGCGGGCGCGCCCCTCGGGTTGCTCCCAGCCGCGCCCGCCGCCGGGCCGCGCGCCCTGCTCCCGCCGTGGCCCCGGCGTCTGGGTCGCCGCTGGCCTGCGTCCCCACTCGGAATGAAGGTGTTCCGCAGGAAGGCGCTGGTGCTCTGCGCGGGCTACGCGCTGCTGCTGGTGCTCACCATGCTCAACCTCCTGGACTACAAGTGGCACAAGGAGCCGTTGCAGCAGTGCAGCCCCGACGGGTCGCTGGgtgccggggcgggggcggcttCGGGCGGCTGGGGGCGCCCAGGACCTCCTCCAGCCGTGCCGCCCCGCGCACACACCCGCTTGGATCCCCGGACCCCATACCGCCCGCCCGTCGCCGCAGTCCAGGCAGCTCCGGCAGTCGCGGCCGGGGCGGCGAGGGCCGCAGCCCCTCCAGGTAATGGCAGTCGGGGCGGCGGGGACAAGAGGCAGTTGGTGTACGTGTTCACCACGTGGCGCTCAGGCTCGTCCTTCTTCGGCGAGCTTTTCAACCAGAACCCCGAAGTATTCTTCCTCTACGAGCCGGTGTGGCACGTGTGGCAGAAACTGTACCCGGGGGACGCCGTCTCCCTGCAAGGGGCGGCGCGGGACATGCTGAGCGCTCTCTACCGCTGCGACCTCTCGGTCTTCCAGCTGTACAGCCCCGCCGGCAGTGGGGGGCGCAACCTCACCACGCTGGGCATCTTCGGTGCGGCCACCAATAAGGTGGTGTGCTCCTCGCCGCTGTGCCCCGCCTACCGCAAGGAGGTTGTGGGACTGGTGGACGACCGCGTGTGCAAGAAGTGCCCCCCGCAGCGCCTGGCGCGCTTCGAGGAGGAGTGCCGCAAGTACCGCACGCTGGTTATCAAGGGTGTTCGGGTCTTCGACGTGGCGGTATTGGCGCCACTGTTGCGAGACCCGGCCCTGGACCTCAAGGTCATTCATCTGGTGCGGGACCCCCGCGCTGTGGCCAGCTCACGCATTCGCTCGCGCCACGGTCTCATCCGTGAAAGCCTGCAGGTGGTGCGCAGCCGGGACCCCCGAGCCCACCGCATGCCCTTCCTGGAGGCCCCCAGCCACAAACTGGGCGTCAAGAAGGAGAGCATGGGAGGGCCGGCAGACTACCACGCGCTTGGCGCCATGGAGGTCATCTGCAACAGCATGGCCAAGACGCTGCAGACGGCCCTGCAGCCCCCTGACTGGCTGCAGGGCCATTACCTGGTGGTGCGGTACGAGGACTTGGTGGGAGACCCCGTCAAAACCCTACGGAGGGTGTACGACTTTGTGGGGCTGTTGGTGAGCCCCGAAATGGAGCAGTTTGCACTCAACATGACTAGTGGCTCAGGCTCCTCCTCCAAGCCTTTTGTGGTGTCAGCCCGCAACGCCACACAGGCCGCCAACGCCTGGCGGACCGCCCTCACCTTCCAGCAGATTAAACAGGTGGAGGAGTTTTGCTACCAGCCCATGGCCGTGTTGGGCTACGAGCGCGTCAATAGCCCTGAGGAGGTCAAAGACCTCAGCAAGACCCTGCTCCGGAAACCCCGACTCTGA